In Salana multivorans, a single genomic region encodes these proteins:
- a CDS encoding recombinase family protein, with protein sequence MGHEQQSVEPLRAVVYVRISDDPEGTERGVDRQEADCRAYAAAHGWEVAAVFRENDTSAFKQRTITLPSGERVRRVIRPQFRAMLTHLDSGDAQVMIAYDLDRAVRDPRDLEDLIDAKVLGGFTARSVTGSLRLDTDSDVAMARVLVAMANKSSADTARRVARAAKQQAIDGAWHGGRVPFGYRAEAGALVIDPVTGPLVVEMYQRVLAGESLYRIRKDWNERGILTTHGCMWSDRTLKMVLRNPSNKGVREYRPVLPDGSRARTSRMQVQAAWPGLVDEDTWQQVSDVLDARKKARNFHEPGSGAAVRMYPFSGLIRCSLCGTSMIHRGGVYQCLQPTPGGCTRSIRSAEIERLVEEAVLATFEQITLKPQNRRTSDNCLAARVGLTATLDADRERLAQLDDDYYDGLIDKAMWVRQRARIAERIDATRRQYAATMPEQHAGPSIDITTVAAEWEGRTPMWQYQATSLILQAVLVHAHPADMMTAVPKRRNESTEAFHDRRDAHRAAVLARRVEFVWRA encoded by the coding sequence ATGGGCCACGAACAGCAGAGCGTCGAGCCGTTGCGGGCGGTGGTGTACGTCAGGATCAGTGACGACCCCGAGGGCACCGAACGCGGAGTGGATCGGCAGGAGGCCGACTGTCGCGCCTACGCCGCTGCCCACGGCTGGGAAGTCGCGGCGGTGTTCCGGGAGAATGACACGTCGGCGTTCAAGCAGCGCACGATCACGTTGCCGTCTGGCGAGCGGGTGCGGCGAGTGATCCGCCCGCAGTTTCGCGCCATGCTGACGCACCTCGACTCTGGTGATGCGCAGGTGATGATCGCCTACGACCTGGATCGAGCGGTGCGCGACCCGCGCGACTTGGAAGACCTCATCGACGCGAAGGTGCTCGGCGGGTTCACCGCCCGCTCCGTGACCGGCTCGCTCCGTTTGGATACGGACTCTGATGTGGCGATGGCCAGGGTGCTGGTCGCGATGGCGAACAAGTCATCCGCTGACACCGCCAGGCGTGTGGCTCGGGCGGCGAAGCAGCAGGCAATCGATGGTGCGTGGCACGGTGGCCGGGTGCCGTTCGGATACCGGGCAGAGGCAGGCGCGCTCGTGATTGATCCGGTGACGGGGCCGCTGGTAGTCGAGATGTACCAGCGGGTGCTCGCCGGTGAGTCGTTGTATCGGATTCGGAAGGACTGGAACGAGCGCGGCATTCTCACCACTCACGGCTGCATGTGGTCGGATCGGACGCTCAAAATGGTGCTGCGCAACCCTTCCAACAAAGGAGTGCGCGAGTACCGGCCCGTACTCCCTGACGGGAGCCGAGCGAGAACGTCGAGGATGCAGGTGCAGGCGGCGTGGCCTGGCCTGGTGGACGAGGACACCTGGCAGCAGGTCTCCGATGTGCTCGACGCGCGGAAGAAGGCGCGGAACTTCCATGAACCGGGCAGCGGTGCCGCTGTGCGGATGTATCCGTTCTCGGGGCTGATCCGCTGTTCTTTGTGTGGAACGTCGATGATTCATCGGGGCGGCGTGTATCAGTGCTTACAGCCGACGCCGGGCGGGTGTACTCGTTCGATTCGCTCCGCTGAAATCGAGAGGCTCGTGGAAGAAGCAGTGCTCGCAACGTTCGAGCAGATCACCCTCAAACCTCAGAACCGGCGAACTTCCGACAACTGTCTAGCTGCGCGGGTTGGGCTGACGGCGACGCTCGACGCGGATCGGGAACGCTTGGCACAGCTTGATGACGACTACTACGACGGGCTAATCGACAAGGCCATGTGGGTACGACAGCGCGCGAGAATCGCGGAACGGATCGACGCCACGCGCCGCCAGTACGCGGCGACGATGCCCGAGCAACATGCCGGGCCGAGCATCGACATTACGACGGTTGCGGCGGAATGGGAGGGGCGCACTCCCATGTGGCAGTACCAGGCGACGAGCCTGATCCTGCAAGCGGTGCTCGTGCACGCGCACCCGGCGGACATGATGACCGCTGTGCCCAAGCGCCGCAACGAGAGCACCGAAGCGTTCCATGATCGCCGCGACGCTCACCGCGCCGCAGTGCTCGCACGACGGGTCGAGTTCGTCTGGCGCGCATAA